In Syntrophaceae bacterium, one genomic interval encodes:
- a CDS encoding ShlB/FhaC/HecB family hemolysin secretion/activation protein, which translates to MRLIRHLSWVIVFLFPFVSFAANQSDTVSPHFEIRNYQVQGNTILPADRLEAILAPFTGRDRDFGTVQEALEALEKAYRSGGFNMVAVVLPEQEMHDGVIQLKVIEYRIGKITVQGNRFFNEQNILRSLPALHTGKTPDVDALSQSLKLANENPAKKTDLKFQNSGAQEIDATVTVKDEKPWRMGMSLDNSGDKYSGRSRMGFLLQHTNIANLDHVLALQYITSPENLKDVNIFGLGYHVPLYSLGSSVDLVVAHSNVDSGSVNVASYNMGISGKGTVLALRYNQNLTRIGDYEQKLILGLDYKAFENDVQYLGYQLGHDITVHPLSLTYTGTLSRINYSAGFYITGVQNLAGSWDGRDGKTNFESARAGSSMEYTILRYGGNFMLTPPGDWRLRAVVNGQYTENALVAGEQFGIGGANSVRGFLEREYANDYGYAGSLEAYSPDLLRLVGVSSVQSRLLVFYDRGQVRRNKPLAGETVGVEMASVGPGLRITDGKHFSISMDYGIVIDPPDESTTRWSGMWHLSASFLF; encoded by the coding sequence ATGCGTTTGATTCGGCATTTGTCCTGGGTGATTGTCTTTCTCTTCCCTTTTGTCTCCTTTGCCGCCAATCAGTCCGATACGGTCAGCCCCCACTTCGAAATCAGAAATTACCAGGTACAGGGGAATACGATTCTTCCCGCGGACAGACTGGAAGCCATCCTCGCCCCCTTCACAGGCAGGGACAGAGACTTTGGAACCGTTCAGGAGGCGTTGGAGGCGCTCGAAAAAGCTTATCGAAGCGGCGGATTCAACATGGTGGCCGTTGTTCTGCCGGAGCAGGAGATGCATGACGGCGTGATTCAACTGAAGGTCATCGAATACCGCATCGGAAAAATCACCGTACAGGGGAACCGTTTTTTTAATGAGCAGAATATCCTGAGAAGCCTCCCTGCCTTACATACCGGGAAAACACCCGATGTGGACGCCCTGTCCCAGAGCCTGAAACTGGCTAACGAGAATCCTGCCAAAAAGACGGATCTGAAATTCCAAAACAGCGGAGCACAGGAGATCGATGCGACCGTTACCGTGAAGGACGAGAAGCCCTGGAGGATGGGCATGTCCCTGGACAACTCCGGGGACAAATACTCCGGCCGGTCGCGCATGGGGTTCCTCCTCCAGCATACCAACATCGCAAATCTGGATCATGTCCTGGCGCTTCAATACATAACATCACCGGAAAACCTCAAAGACGTCAATATTTTCGGTCTCGGTTACCATGTTCCCCTTTATTCGCTGGGTTCTTCCGTGGACCTGGTCGTCGCCCATTCGAACGTGGATTCTGGCAGTGTGAATGTTGCTTCCTACAATATGGGCATCAGCGGGAAGGGGACCGTACTGGCGCTTCGATACAACCAGAATCTCACCCGGATCGGCGATTACGAACAAAAGCTGATCCTTGGACTGGACTACAAGGCGTTTGAGAACGACGTTCAATATCTCGGATACCAGCTGGGACACGACATTACGGTGCACCCACTGAGCCTTACTTATACCGGGACGCTGAGCCGGATCAATTATTCCGCCGGCTTTTACATCACGGGCGTTCAGAACCTTGCCGGCAGCTGGGACGGCCGGGACGGAAAAACCAACTTCGAGAGCGCCCGTGCCGGGTCCTCCATGGAATACACGATCCTCCGGTACGGCGGGAATTTCATGCTCACGCCGCCCGGAGACTGGCGCCTGCGGGCCGTGGTCAATGGACAGTATACGGAAAACGCCCTGGTGGCGGGCGAACAGTTCGGTATCGGGGGGGCTAATTCGGTCCGCGGATTCCTGGAGCGGGAGTACGCCAACGATTACGGCTATGCGGGGAGCCTCGAAGCATATTCGCCGGATCTGCTCCGGCTGGTCGGTGTCTCCTCCGTCCAGTCGCGCCTGCTTGTTTTCTATGACCGCGGCCAGGTCCGGCGCAACAAACCGCTGGCCGGCGAAACGGTCGGCGTTGAGATGGCGAGCGTCGGCCCCGGATTGCGCATAACGGACGGCAAGCATTTCTCCATTTCAATGGATTACGGCATCGTGATCGATCCGCCGGACGAAAGCACGACCCGGTGGAGCGGCATGTGGCACCTGTCGGCGAGCTTTCTGTTCTGA
- a CDS encoding filamentous hemagglutinin N-terminal domain-containing protein encodes MKTDGWEIREIVRMTGIFFLMAILLLSTAGPVRAFPSGAQVINGQVSFSSQGNMLTITNSPSSIINWQAFSIGTGEAVRFVQQSSTSAVLNRVVGLEASLIQGLLQSNGTVFLINPNGIVIGPGARIDVNGFIASTLGLSDQDFLARKYNFTAGATAADILNQGTISTPSGGKVYLIAPNVENSGLIYSPNGDIMLAAGQSVQMVDSLSSDIAVVVSAPKDSALNLGQIVAESGKIGIYGGLIAQNGLVSANSATVGEGGRIVFRATNGITLDTGSRTTANGTEGGRIEILSEDGTTAVSGSVTATGTDGKGGDIAILGDDVEITGAALVDASGGSGGGSVLIGGDYQGANAAVPNAETTYVGSDVVIKADALDAGDGGKVVLWSDDTTSFYGSISARGGVNGGNGGNVEVSGKKTLVYRGLTDVRAPLGTTGTLLLDPTNYFIQPVGGDITGADLGAQLELANVTIQTATAGVQNGDLYVDDTVTWASGNKLTLNAHNDIWMNNVITNNGGGSLVLRADSDGSGGGNVYFAGIGHVNMTGGGIVSIFYNPPAGYGTPTDYTANVTGVTPTAYMLVNTVTDLQNINNNLAGTYALGTDIDASATTGWNAGAGFLPLGDDSLIEAQSFRGIFDGLGHTITGLFINRPTLNYIGLFGGCTAAAVIRNVGMENVDITGNFQVAGLVAHTGGSIDNCYVTGSVTAITNTVGGLVALTTGSVTNCYSAADVTGVSYVGGLIGSVYFATGTVTNSYSVGIVSGAGASVGGLIGQNADTSFSNVTSSYWNTDIFAGTSAGGTGKTTAEMQTQATFVGWDFVNTWELSAGLYPKIVGLASGTATPATPATPTAGTTTTSSIVTLSDATATGSVSAANNTVTALTTLTGTISPEGQGGGVGPGGSEENRKEGDNRGEGTQETGDGTGSKKGTTFCN; translated from the coding sequence ATGAAAACAGACGGCTGGGAAATACGGGAAATCGTCCGGATGACCGGAATCTTTTTTCTCATGGCAATATTGCTTCTCTCCACCGCAGGACCCGTCAGGGCATTCCCTTCCGGAGCGCAGGTAATAAACGGACAGGTCAGCTTCTCCTCGCAGGGGAATATGCTGACCATCACCAACAGTCCCAGCTCGATCATCAACTGGCAGGCGTTTTCGATCGGCACCGGCGAGGCCGTTCGCTTTGTCCAGCAGAGCAGCACCAGCGCCGTCCTGAACCGGGTCGTCGGATTGGAAGCCTCTCTGATCCAGGGGCTCCTGCAATCCAACGGCACGGTTTTTCTCATTAATCCCAACGGCATCGTCATCGGGCCCGGAGCGCGGATTGACGTAAACGGATTCATTGCTTCGACCCTGGGCCTCAGCGACCAGGATTTTCTTGCAAGGAAATACAACTTCACAGCGGGAGCGACGGCTGCAGACATCCTGAACCAGGGTACCATTTCGACGCCTTCCGGCGGGAAGGTCTACCTGATCGCCCCAAACGTCGAAAACAGCGGACTGATCTACTCTCCCAACGGCGACATCATGCTGGCGGCGGGACAGAGCGTTCAGATGGTCGATTCGCTGAGCTCCGACATCGCCGTAGTCGTGAGCGCTCCCAAGGATTCGGCGCTGAACCTGGGACAGATCGTCGCCGAGAGCGGCAAAATCGGGATCTACGGCGGACTGATCGCCCAGAACGGCCTGGTCAGCGCGAACAGCGCCACGGTCGGAGAAGGCGGCAGGATCGTTTTCAGAGCCACAAACGGGATCACCCTGGACACCGGCAGCAGAACGACCGCCAACGGAACCGAGGGCGGCCGGATCGAGATCCTGAGCGAGGATGGGACAACCGCCGTTTCAGGCTCCGTTACGGCGACCGGGACGGACGGCAAGGGAGGCGACATCGCGATCCTGGGCGATGACGTCGAAATTACCGGTGCAGCTCTCGTGGACGCCTCGGGAGGAAGCGGCGGCGGATCCGTCCTGATCGGCGGCGATTACCAAGGCGCAAACGCGGCTGTCCCGAATGCCGAGACGACCTATGTCGGGAGCGACGTCGTGATAAAGGCGGACGCCCTGGATGCCGGCGACGGCGGCAAAGTGGTGCTCTGGTCCGACGACACGACGTCGTTTTACGGTTCCATCAGCGCCCGGGGAGGGGTAAACGGCGGCAATGGCGGAAACGTCGAGGTTTCGGGCAAGAAGACCCTCGTCTACCGGGGGCTCACAGACGTTCGGGCCCCGCTGGGTACAACGGGGACGCTGCTCCTGGACCCGACCAACTACTTCATTCAACCCGTCGGCGGCGACATCACGGGAGCCGACCTGGGGGCTCAGCTCGAACTTGCCAATGTCACCATCCAGACAGCCACGGCCGGGGTGCAGAACGGAGATTTGTATGTCGACGACACCGTGACCTGGGCCAGCGGGAACAAACTAACTCTGAACGCCCATAACGACATCTGGATGAACAACGTCATCACCAATAACGGCGGCGGCAGCCTGGTCCTCCGGGCCGACTCGGACGGCAGCGGCGGCGGGAACGTCTATTTCGCCGGGATCGGACACGTGAACATGACGGGCGGCGGGATCGTGTCGATTTTTTACAACCCGCCCGCCGGTTACGGCACGCCGACGGACTATACGGCCAACGTGACCGGCGTCACGCCGACGGCCTACATGCTGGTCAACACCGTGACGGACCTCCAGAACATCAACAACAACCTCGCGGGAACGTATGCCCTCGGAACGGACATCGACGCCAGCGCCACGACAGGATGGAACGCAGGGGCGGGCTTTCTGCCCCTGGGCGATGACAGCCTGATCGAAGCACAGTCATTCCGGGGAATCTTTGATGGATTGGGTCACACCATCACCGGTCTCTTCATCAACCGGCCCACTTTAAATTACATCGGCCTCTTCGGCGGCTGCACCGCTGCGGCGGTCATCCGGAACGTCGGAATGGAAAATGTGGATATCACCGGCAATTTCCAGGTGGCCGGCCTGGTGGCGCATACCGGCGGCAGCATCGACAATTGCTATGTGACCGGATCGGTAACAGCGATCACCAACACCGTCGGCGGGCTGGTGGCTTTGACCACCGGCAGCGTCACCAACTGCTACAGCGCTGCGGATGTAACGGGGGTCTCTTATGTCGGCGGGCTGATCGGGTCCGTCTATTTTGCGACCGGAACAGTCACCAACAGTTACAGTGTCGGCATCGTGAGCGGTGCGGGCGCCAGCGTGGGCGGACTGATCGGACAGAACGCAGATACCAGCTTCAGCAACGTCACCAGCAGTTACTGGAACACGGACATCTTCGCAGGAACCAGCGCCGGCGGCACGGGAAAGACCACCGCCGAGATGCAGACCCAGGCGACGTTTGTTGGCTGGGACTTCGTGAACACGTGGGAACTCAGCGCGGGTCTGTACCCGAAGATTGTCGGGCTTGCCAGTGGGACGGCAACGCCCGCAACGCCCGCAACACCGACGGCCGGCACAACGACAACGTCCTCCATTGTGACCCTGTCCGATGCGACCGCCACCGGCAGTGTCTCCGCCGCAAACAATACCGTCACAGCGCTCACAACGCTTACGGGCACGATCTCGCCGGAAGGACAGGGAGGCGGCGTCGGGCCCGGGGGAAGTGAAGAGAACCGCAAGGAAGGTGACAATCGTGGAGAAGGAACTCAAGAAACGGGTGATGGGACAGGGAGCAAAAAGGGCACGACGTTTTGCAATTAG
- a CDS encoding FecR domain-containing protein — translation MEKELKKRVMGQGAKRARRFAISLIVLSFVLLSFANSFAGMKAGTVTHLSGSLFAKKADGKTWALSVQSIVEQGDILITQKKTYARIRFVDNASITLRPNSQMKISGFYFEQTEPQKDRAVFDLIRGGARSVVGLIGRRGSQNSYRLVTENATAGVRGTIYDCLVCKGDCGSVPDGTYYFVIEGTISVSNEGGTQEVSTGQYAYVQNAASKPVILPGNPGIEFTLPPMTEGPASSGGTGSAGGSCTVR, via the coding sequence GTGGAGAAGGAACTCAAGAAACGGGTGATGGGACAGGGAGCAAAAAGGGCACGACGTTTTGCAATTAGCCTGATCGTCCTTTCCTTTGTCCTGCTGTCGTTCGCTAACTCCTTTGCCGGCATGAAGGCAGGGACGGTGACGCACCTGAGCGGATCCCTGTTCGCAAAGAAGGCGGACGGCAAGACCTGGGCCCTGTCCGTCCAGTCCATCGTTGAACAGGGAGACATTCTTATAACCCAGAAAAAGACATATGCCCGGATACGGTTTGTCGACAATGCCTCGATCACACTCCGTCCAAACAGCCAGATGAAGATTTCCGGATTCTACTTCGAGCAGACCGAACCGCAGAAAGACAGAGCTGTTTTCGATCTGATCAGGGGTGGGGCGCGCTCCGTCGTCGGCTTGATCGGCAGGAGAGGAAGCCAGAACAGTTACCGGCTGGTAACGGAAAACGCCACGGCCGGCGTGAGGGGGACCATCTATGACTGCCTGGTATGCAAAGGGGATTGCGGATCCGTTCCGGATGGAACCTATTACTTTGTCATCGAGGGAACGATCAGCGTCAGCAACGAAGGCGGGACACAGGAGGTAAGCACCGGCCAGTATGCGTATGTTCAGAATGCCGCATCAAAACCGGTGATCCTCCCCGGAAACCCGGGAATCGAATTCACGCTTCCCCCCATGACCGAAGGGCCGGCAAGCAGCGGCGGCACGGGCAGTGCGGGAGGAAGCTGCACAGTGCGCTGA
- a CDS encoding ATP-dependent RecD-like DNA helicase has product MPSDHLTDLQGQIERITFTSEETGYTVAKVKVYGRRELVTIIGNIVNPTPGEIIKMKGEWGNHPKYGEQFKIVFCQTTTPASVHGIEKYLGSGLVRGIGPVMAKRIVKTFREQTLDVIENEIERLADVEGIGKKRIGMIRKAWEEQKEIRAVMIFLQSHGVSSGYAAKIYKQYGNEAIQVVQENPYRLATDVFGIGFITADRIAEKLGFAKDSDLRAAAGVLYVLHEMTDEGHVFYPYEPLIGKCKEMLDIEREVIVKAIGAIAFDKKIVIEDINQDFQEFHENNKAVYLAGYHLAESNLAARLKSLAGAPQAIRKIDSGKAIEWVQEKLSITLADKQILAVRCAAESKVMVITGGPGTGKTTIIHAILKIFSAIKAKIMLAAPTGRAAKRMSEATGNEAKTIHRMLEYNMRKGGFQKNEESPLDCDLLIIDEASMIDTLLMHHLLKAVPVTATFIMVGDVNQLPSVGAGNVLEDIIDSGIAPVVRLNEIFRQAKESSIIVNAHKINEGMMPTLTSGQDKVDDFFFIEQEDPGKALETIIKLVRQRIPKRFGLDAVNDIQVLSPMHRGIVGTGNLNIELQKALNPGEEGVFRGGCLFKVNDKVMQIVNNYDKEVYNGDIGRIASIDEEAKEVKVVMDDREIVYDYSDLDEIVHAYAVSVHKSQGSEYPAVVMPVLVQHYALLQRNLLYTGVTRGKKLVVIVGTKKAMAIAIKNSRTRERHTLLKQRLRQ; this is encoded by the coding sequence ATGCCTTCCGATCATCTCACCGACCTCCAAGGACAAATCGAAAGAATCACCTTCACCAGCGAGGAAACGGGTTATACCGTCGCCAAGGTCAAGGTCTATGGTCGGCGGGAACTGGTAACCATCATCGGAAACATCGTCAATCCAACTCCCGGCGAGATCATCAAGATGAAAGGCGAGTGGGGAAACCACCCGAAATACGGAGAACAATTCAAAATCGTCTTCTGCCAGACAACCACCCCTGCCAGTGTTCACGGGATTGAAAAATACCTGGGATCGGGGCTTGTCAGGGGCATCGGTCCGGTTATGGCGAAAAGGATCGTCAAGACATTCAGGGAGCAAACCCTGGATGTCATCGAGAACGAGATCGAGCGGCTTGCAGATGTAGAAGGCATTGGCAAGAAGCGAATCGGGATGATCCGGAAGGCATGGGAAGAGCAGAAAGAAATCCGGGCGGTCATGATCTTCCTGCAGTCGCACGGCGTCAGTTCCGGCTATGCCGCCAAGATTTATAAGCAGTACGGGAATGAAGCGATTCAGGTAGTGCAGGAGAATCCCTACCGCCTGGCCACGGATGTCTTTGGCATTGGTTTCATCACAGCCGACAGGATCGCGGAAAAGCTGGGGTTTGCAAAAGACTCCGACCTGAGGGCGGCCGCGGGTGTCCTCTACGTCCTCCATGAAATGACCGATGAGGGGCACGTCTTTTACCCTTATGAGCCGCTGATCGGCAAATGCAAGGAGATGCTGGACATCGAGCGGGAGGTCATTGTCAAGGCGATCGGGGCAATCGCCTTTGACAAGAAAATCGTGATTGAAGACATCAATCAGGATTTTCAGGAATTCCACGAAAACAACAAGGCCGTTTATCTGGCCGGGTACCATCTTGCGGAAAGCAATCTGGCCGCCCGCCTGAAATCACTCGCCGGTGCACCCCAGGCCATCCGGAAGATCGATTCCGGAAAGGCCATTGAATGGGTTCAGGAAAAACTCTCCATTACCCTCGCCGATAAGCAAATCCTGGCTGTCCGATGTGCCGCGGAGAGCAAGGTCATGGTCATCACCGGGGGGCCCGGAACGGGGAAAACGACCATCATCCATGCCATCCTGAAGATCTTTTCGGCCATCAAGGCAAAGATCATGCTGGCCGCGCCGACGGGAAGAGCCGCCAAGCGCATGAGCGAGGCCACCGGAAACGAGGCAAAGACCATTCACCGGATGCTTGAGTACAATATGCGGAAGGGGGGCTTTCAGAAAAACGAGGAATCGCCTCTGGATTGCGACCTGCTGATCATCGACGAAGCATCCATGATCGACACCCTGCTGATGCACCATCTTCTCAAGGCTGTCCCGGTCACGGCCACGTTCATCATGGTCGGCGACGTCAACCAGCTTCCCTCCGTCGGCGCGGGCAATGTCCTCGAGGACATCATTGATTCCGGCATCGCTCCCGTGGTCCGGTTGAATGAGATCTTCCGCCAGGCCAAGGAAAGCTCCATCATCGTCAACGCCCATAAAATCAATGAAGGAATGATGCCGACCCTCACGTCCGGTCAGGACAAAGTGGACGACTTCTTCTTTATTGAACAGGAAGACCCCGGGAAGGCCCTCGAAACGATCATCAAGCTTGTCCGGCAGAGGATACCGAAACGGTTTGGCCTCGATGCCGTCAACGATATCCAGGTCCTCTCCCCCATGCACAGGGGAATCGTCGGGACGGGCAATCTGAACATAGAGCTTCAGAAAGCATTGAATCCCGGAGAAGAAGGAGTCTTTCGAGGCGGATGTCTCTTCAAGGTCAACGACAAGGTCATGCAGATCGTGAACAATTACGACAAAGAGGTCTATAATGGCGACATCGGCAGGATTGCTTCCATTGATGAAGAGGCAAAGGAAGTGAAAGTGGTCATGGATGATCGGGAGATTGTCTACGATTATTCAGACCTTGACGAAATTGTCCACGCCTATGCCGTGTCCGTCCATAAATCCCAGGGTTCGGAATACCCGGCAGTGGTGATGCCGGTGCTTGTCCAGCATTACGCCCTGCTCCAAAGGAACCTGCTTTATACCGGGGTGACCAGGGGGAAGAAGCTGGTCGTCATTGTGGGAACCAAAAAGGCCATGGCAATCGCCATCAAGAACAGCAGGACCAGGGAGCGGCATACATTGTTGAAGCAGAGACTGCGGCAATAG
- a CDS encoding cysteine hydrolase: MKERNGIIVYESLREIVEPEHSCLVVWDVQNGLVDWIFNKKEFLANIKNLIDKLRGRMPIIYTLITPMHKDFTSSWRFFYLMRRSNVDDIGKLPPFMELGSKEREIPEMVQPRSTDIVIEKTTASIFIGTDFEYMMRNRNITTLLFTGIATEIGIESSVRDASNRGFYPVVVSDCISSMDQEAHDRSLKTMAKLFIVETSSNILNNIA; the protein is encoded by the coding sequence ATGAAAGAAAGAAATGGGATCATCGTATATGAAAGCCTCAGGGAGATCGTTGAACCGGAACACTCCTGCCTGGTTGTCTGGGATGTACAGAACGGTCTGGTCGATTGGATATTCAACAAGAAAGAATTTCTAGCCAATATAAAGAACTTAATAGATAAATTGCGAGGCAGGATGCCGATCATCTACACGTTGATAACCCCGATGCATAAGGATTTTACTTCTTCATGGCGCTTTTTTTATCTGATGAGGCGCTCCAATGTAGATGACATAGGTAAGTTGCCACCCTTTATGGAGCTTGGTTCGAAAGAACGTGAAATACCGGAAATGGTTCAGCCCCGGAGCACGGATATTGTCATCGAAAAGACTACAGCCAGTATCTTCATCGGGACCGATTTTGAATACATGATGCGGAACCGGAACATAACTACCCTGTTATTTACAGGCATTGCGACCGAGATAGGGATTGAATCGAGTGTACGGGATGCTTCAAACAGGGGGTTTTATCCGGTGGTTGTGTCGGATTGCATTTCTTCTATGGATCAAGAAGCCCACGATCGTTCTTTAAAAACAATGGCTAAGCTTTTTATTGTAGAGACTTCCAGCAACATATTGAATAATATTGCCTGA
- a CDS encoding EamA family transporter, whose product MENGNLQWSVVLLILFAAALHAGWNALIKSESDNSKNTVLIIAGSAIIGIFLLPFVPLPLPPSWPYLGASVVIHIFYFGFLLLAYKKGDMSLIYPLMRGLPPVLTAVAASIMLAEALSWTGWLGIALVSGGALTLAAEYRFSGRFVAAPVPLAILNALVIVVYTLVDAQGARLSGHAFSYTGWMLFLLAMILFVVIAFVEGRQMFYRMAREWKKSLIGSACTFTSYGIALWAMTSSPVALVAALRETSILFGTVFSFFILKERITWVRGMSILFIVAGAVAIKMS is encoded by the coding sequence ATGGAGAACGGGAATTTGCAGTGGAGCGTCGTTCTTCTCATCCTCTTCGCCGCCGCGCTTCACGCCGGCTGGAACGCCCTGATCAAGTCCGAGTCGGACAACTCGAAAAACACCGTCCTGATCATCGCGGGAAGCGCCATCATCGGGATCTTCCTCCTGCCTTTCGTTCCTCTGCCGCTGCCTCCCTCGTGGCCTTATCTCGGGGCGTCCGTCGTCATTCACATCTTCTATTTCGGCTTTCTCCTTTTGGCCTACAAGAAAGGAGACATGAGCCTGATCTATCCGCTGATGCGGGGCCTGCCGCCGGTTCTGACCGCCGTCGCCGCTTCCATCATGCTGGCCGAGGCGCTGTCCTGGACGGGATGGCTGGGAATCGCGCTGGTATCGGGCGGTGCGCTGACGCTTGCCGCCGAGTACCGCTTCTCCGGAAGGTTCGTGGCGGCGCCCGTTCCGCTGGCCATCCTGAACGCGCTCGTGATCGTCGTCTACACGCTGGTGGACGCGCAGGGCGCGAGGCTTTCCGGCCACGCCTTCAGCTACACGGGCTGGATGCTGTTTCTCCTGGCGATGATCCTCTTCGTCGTGATTGCTTTCGTTGAAGGCCGGCAGATGTTCTACCGAATGGCCAGAGAGTGGAAAAAGAGCCTGATCGGAAGCGCCTGCACCTTCACATCGTACGGAATCGCACTGTGGGCCATGACCTCGTCGCCCGTCGCCCTGGTAGCGGCGCTCCGGGAAACATCGATTCTCTTCGGCACGGTCTTTTCCTTTTTCATCCTGAAGGAGCGCATCACCTGGGTTCGCGGGATGTCGATCCTGTTCATCGTCGCGGGGGCCGTGGCGATCAAGATGTCCTGA
- a CDS encoding DMT family transporter, whose protein sequence is MSGYFKLLLACVIWGMGWTAARYSVVHLGPFLTGEYRFILSFLFSLPFLLFLKSFRFSFRTVLYMIPLALTGYYLNNLAAYLGLNYTTGTTASIIVMTNPMNIAVLSYFILKDRLNAAGVLSILLSVAGALIVVVKGDFMSIVTMDVNVGNLLIVGCALSWSIYSILIKILEDKVTSVENITYGTLFAAIGFLPFSLDPPSAGSISAALVAALIFLSLFNTNLAFYFWSEGIKDANPNSAAVFFGLIPLSAAVTENIVFGERMALYHVIGAMLIFLGILLYVVTKRNDIKM, encoded by the coding sequence ATGTCAGGTTACTTCAAGCTACTGCTTGCCTGCGTCATCTGGGGCATGGGCTGGACGGCAGCCCGCTATTCGGTCGTTCACCTGGGACCGTTTCTCACGGGAGAGTACAGGTTTATCCTTTCCTTCCTGTTTTCCCTGCCGTTTCTTCTTTTCCTGAAATCGTTCCGTTTCTCTTTCAGGACCGTTCTTTACATGATCCCCCTGGCCTTGACGGGTTATTACCTGAACAACCTGGCGGCATACCTGGGCCTCAACTACACGACCGGAACCACGGCCTCGATCATCGTCATGACCAACCCGATGAACATCGCGGTGCTCTCGTACTTCATCCTCAAAGACAGGCTGAACGCGGCAGGCGTTCTCTCCATCCTCCTCTCCGTCGCGGGTGCCCTCATCGTCGTCGTCAAGGGAGACTTCATGTCCATCGTCACCATGGACGTGAACGTCGGGAACCTGCTCATCGTCGGATGCGCCCTCAGCTGGTCCATCTATTCGATCCTGATCAAGATATTGGAAGACAAGGTTACGTCGGTTGAGAACATCACCTATGGAACCCTGTTTGCCGCCATCGGATTCCTTCCGTTCAGCCTCGATCCTCCATCGGCGGGAAGCATCAGCGCTGCTTTGGTTGCGGCACTGATCTTTCTCTCCCTTTTCAATACGAACCTGGCCTTCTACTTCTGGAGCGAGGGTATCAAGGACGCCAACCCGAACTCCGCAGCCGTATTTTTCGGGCTCATTCCCCTGTCCGCCGCCGTTACGGAAAACATCGTCTTCGGGGAGCGTATGGCCCTCTACCATGTCATCGGGGCGATGCTCATCTTCCTGGGCATCCTCCTGTACGTGGTCACGAAGCGGAACGATATCAAGATGTAA